A window of Rhizobium sp. CIAT894 contains these coding sequences:
- a CDS encoding VirB4 family type IV secretion system protein: protein MSNIATLRSRELGPETFIPYVRHVDETTIALESRALMTMIALDGVSFETSDVRDLNGLHRSLNTLYRNIADERLALWTHVVRRRDNAYPEGRFANPFSDGLNARYRERMVREDLFRNDLYLTLVWHPGRDPAEKAARLLSRLRKARRSDTELDGQALKHLRDRVADVVAGLQRFEPRLLTLHEQDGILFSEPSEVLHQIVGGRREPIPLTEGRISSAIYSDRVIFGRETVEIRHEADSRYAGMFGFKEYPATTRSGMLDAILTAPFELILTQSFAFTSKADARTIMGRKQNQMVSAGDKAASQIEELGEAMDDLESNRFVFGEHHLALAVFAPSVKELTDHMAKARAYLTSGGAVVAREDLGLEAAWWAQLPGNFRYRARSGAITSRNFAALAPYHSYPAGKKDGNEWGPAVAMLKTASGSPFYFNFHHGDLGNTFVCGPSGAGKTVLSNFMLSQLEKHDPHMVFFDKDRGADLFVRAAGGTYLPLRNGVATGCAPLKALEFTAENKVFLTGWITKLVRSGSGELSITELRDITSAIDGVADLPVERRSIGALRTFLNNTDPEGIAARLRRWERGGPLGWVFDNEADDIGIGARFIGYDMTDFLDNEEIRTPLMAYLFYRIEQLIDGRRIIIVIDEFWKALQDEGFRDLAQNKLKTIRKQNGLMLFATQSPRDAIVSPIAHTIIEQCPTQIFLPNPRGDRADYVDGFKLTEREFELVSRELSVESRRFIVKQGHNSVVAELNLNGFDDELAILSGRTANVELADAIRLEIGEGREDWLAVFHQRRKTA, encoded by the coding sequence TTGTCTAACATTGCAACGCTCCGGTCGCGCGAGCTCGGGCCGGAAACCTTCATCCCCTATGTCAGGCATGTCGACGAGACGACCATTGCGCTCGAATCCCGAGCGTTGATGACGATGATCGCTCTCGACGGCGTTTCCTTCGAGACATCAGACGTCAGGGACCTCAACGGCCTGCACCGCAGCCTGAACACGCTCTATCGCAATATCGCTGACGAGCGGCTGGCGCTCTGGACGCATGTGGTGCGCCGCCGCGACAATGCTTATCCCGAGGGACGCTTCGCCAATCCCTTCTCCGACGGTCTGAACGCGCGATACCGCGAGCGCATGGTGAGGGAAGACCTGTTTCGCAACGATCTTTACCTCACCCTTGTCTGGCATCCCGGCCGGGATCCTGCCGAAAAGGCGGCCAGGCTTCTCTCCCGGCTGCGCAAGGCCCGCCGATCCGATACCGAGCTCGACGGGCAGGCTCTGAAGCATCTGCGTGACCGCGTGGCGGATGTCGTCGCCGGCCTGCAGCGCTTCGAGCCGCGGCTGCTCACCCTCCACGAACAGGACGGGATCCTTTTCTCCGAGCCGAGCGAAGTGCTCCACCAGATCGTCGGCGGCCGGCGGGAGCCGATCCCATTGACGGAGGGACGAATTTCCTCGGCAATCTATTCCGACCGGGTCATTTTCGGGCGTGAGACCGTCGAGATCCGTCACGAGGCCGACAGCCGCTATGCCGGCATGTTCGGCTTCAAGGAATATCCGGCGACGACGCGCAGCGGCATGCTCGACGCTATCCTGACCGCACCTTTCGAGCTCATCCTGACGCAGTCCTTCGCCTTCACCTCAAAGGCAGATGCCCGAACGATCATGGGCCGCAAGCAGAACCAGATGGTCAGCGCCGGCGACAAGGCGGCTTCGCAGATCGAGGAACTCGGCGAGGCGATGGACGATCTCGAATCCAATCGCTTCGTTTTCGGGGAACATCACCTTGCGCTTGCCGTCTTCGCGCCTTCGGTCAAGGAGCTGACCGATCACATGGCGAAGGCGCGCGCCTATCTCACCAGCGGCGGCGCGGTCGTCGCCCGCGAGGATCTCGGGCTCGAGGCCGCCTGGTGGGCGCAATTGCCGGGCAATTTCCGCTATCGCGCGCGCTCGGGAGCGATCACGTCGCGCAACTTCGCAGCCCTGGCGCCCTATCATTCCTATCCGGCGGGCAAGAAGGACGGCAACGAGTGGGGACCGGCCGTCGCCATGCTCAAGACCGCGTCCGGCTCACCCTTCTATTTCAATTTCCACCACGGCGACCTCGGCAACACTTTCGTCTGCGGCCCGTCGGGTGCGGGCAAGACGGTGCTGTCGAACTTCATGCTGTCGCAGCTCGAAAAGCACGATCCTCATATGGTCTTCTTCGACAAGGACCGCGGCGCCGATCTCTTCGTACGCGCAGCCGGCGGTACTTATCTGCCGCTGAGGAATGGTGTCGCCACCGGCTGCGCGCCGTTGAAAGCACTGGAATTCACTGCGGAAAACAAAGTATTCCTAACCGGTTGGATCACCAAGCTGGTCCGATCCGGATCTGGCGAATTGTCGATCACCGAGTTGCGCGACATCACCTCGGCGATCGACGGGGTGGCGGACCTGCCGGTGGAGCGTCGCTCCATCGGCGCCCTGCGCACCTTCCTCAACAATACCGATCCCGAGGGCATTGCCGCACGTCTGCGACGGTGGGAGAGGGGCGGGCCGCTTGGTTGGGTCTTCGACAACGAGGCTGACGATATCGGTATCGGCGCCAGGTTCATCGGCTACGACATGACCGATTTCCTCGACAATGAGGAGATCCGCACCCCGTTGATGGCCTACCTGTTCTATCGCATCGAGCAGCTGATCGACGGGCGTCGCATCATCATTGTCATCGACGAGTTCTGGAAGGCGCTGCAGGATGAAGGCTTTCGTGATCTCGCCCAGAACAAGCTCAAGACGATCCGCAAGCAGAACGGTCTCATGTTGTTTGCGACCCAGAGCCCGCGCGATGCCATCGTCTCGCCGATCGCCCACACGATCATCGAGCAGTGCCCGACCCAGATCTTTCTTCCGAACCCGCGCGGCGACCGCGCCGACTATGTCGACGGCTTCAAGCTGACCGAGCGCGAATTCGAGCTCGTCTCGCGCGAGCTCTCCGTCGAGAGCCGCCGCTTCATCGTCAAGCAGGGGCACAACAGCGTCGTCGCCGAGCTGAACCTCAACGGCTTCGACGACGAACTCGCCATCCTCTCCGGCCGGACGGCCAATGTCGAGCTTGCCGATGCCATCCGATTGGAGATCGGCGAGGGACGGGAGGACTGGCTTGCCGTGTTTCACCAGAGGAGGAAGACAGCATGA
- a CDS encoding EexN family lipoprotein yields MRWFLSGTAMLLLAACSPQADKIYTVDELMADDALLARIIGECRNNPGELRDTPNCRNAEAADGKLRLERMGKSLGG; encoded by the coding sequence ATGAGGTGGTTTCTTTCCGGCACGGCCATGCTTTTACTGGCGGCCTGCTCCCCACAGGCGGATAAGATTTACACCGTCGATGAGCTCATGGCGGACGATGCTCTGCTCGCTAGGATTATCGGCGAATGCCGTAACAATCCCGGAGAACTCCGCGATACGCCCAATTGCCGCAACGCCGAGGCAGCCGACGGCAAGCTGCGGCTGGAGCGGATGGGCAAATCGTTGGGAGGCTGA
- the virB9 gene encoding P-type conjugative transfer protein VirB9 encodes MRPHFLLPLILATGFSSAALALETPRGAAQDSRIRFVDYQPYNITKVVGTLRSSVQIEFAADEEIAHVALGNSVAWEVAPAGNILFLKPRENQPVTNISVVTTRRDGSTRSYQMELTVRDGSVEAGQNTYFYVKYRYPADEAERRRQEAAARAQAAQAGEADRVLALHEAYGPRNWRYSAQGSQALEPQAVYDNGKVTTFAFAGNQEMPAIYMENSDGSESLVPKSVDGNLVLVHAISRKFILRRGGDVLCVFNEAYDRVGTNPETNTTSPSVERVVKVPPGAAQ; translated from the coding sequence TTGAGACCGCACTTTCTCCTTCCGCTCATCCTGGCCACCGGGTTTTCGTCTGCAGCGCTCGCCCTCGAGACGCCGCGCGGCGCCGCGCAGGACAGCCGCATCCGTTTCGTCGACTACCAGCCCTATAACATCACCAAAGTCGTCGGCACGCTGCGGTCTTCGGTGCAAATCGAATTCGCCGCCGACGAGGAAATCGCTCATGTGGCGCTTGGCAACAGCGTTGCTTGGGAAGTGGCGCCGGCCGGCAACATCCTGTTCCTGAAGCCCAGGGAAAATCAGCCGGTGACGAATATCTCGGTCGTGACGACACGACGGGACGGCTCGACCCGCAGCTATCAGATGGAACTCACCGTCCGCGACGGCAGCGTCGAAGCCGGTCAGAACACCTATTTCTATGTAAAATACCGCTATCCCGCTGATGAGGCGGAGCGGCGCCGGCAGGAAGCAGCTGCGCGCGCGCAGGCGGCACAGGCCGGCGAGGCAGATCGCGTGCTTGCCCTTCACGAAGCTTATGGACCGCGCAACTGGCGTTATTCGGCGCAAGGGTCCCAGGCGCTCGAACCGCAAGCGGTCTATGACAACGGCAAGGTCACCACCTTCGCCTTTGCCGGCAACCAGGAAATGCCGGCGATCTATATGGAAAACTCCGACGGCAGCGAAAGCCTGGTTCCGAAGTCAGTCGACGGCAATCTCGTCCTCGTTCACGCGATCAGCCGCAAGTTCATACTGCGCCGTGGCGGCGACGTGCTTTGCGTCTTCAACGAAGCCTACGATCGCGTCGGCACCAATCCCGAGACCAACACGACGTCACCATCGGTCGAGCGCGTCGTCAAAGTGCCGCCCGGCGCGGCGCAATAG
- the virB5 gene encoding P-type DNA transfer protein VirB5, which translates to MIRTGTMRPLFVSAALLASAMLASAQGIPVIDQTSIAKQIESITQLKSQLDTLNQQLQQAQQLYGSLNKITNMADVANLLNDPSIRKALPQEFNAIEGLLKGSGSGVFGSSASKFRQDNSSYRTDADDFYAQELSRIQNQNAGQMSLGQQIYDAATKRIDGIDELRQKISSAADAKDIADLQARLQAETAFLQTDVLRMQGLQMVQQAQVQVDDQRKAEDWRKRMDTMGAALK; encoded by the coding sequence ATGATCCGAACAGGAACGATGCGGCCGTTGTTTGTATCGGCCGCTCTTTTGGCGTCGGCGATGCTGGCATCGGCCCAAGGCATCCCCGTCATCGATCAGACATCGATCGCTAAGCAGATCGAGAGCATCACGCAGCTGAAGTCCCAGCTCGACACCTTGAACCAGCAGCTCCAGCAGGCCCAGCAGCTCTACGGCTCGCTGAACAAGATCACCAACATGGCCGACGTCGCCAATCTGCTGAACGATCCGTCGATCCGCAAGGCGCTTCCACAGGAGTTTAACGCGATCGAGGGGCTGCTCAAAGGTTCCGGCAGCGGCGTCTTCGGCAGTTCCGCTTCGAAATTCCGCCAGGACAACTCCAGCTATCGCACCGATGCCGACGATTTCTATGCGCAGGAGTTGTCGCGCATCCAGAACCAGAACGCCGGGCAGATGAGCCTCGGCCAGCAGATCTACGATGCAGCGACCAAGCGCATCGACGGCATCGATGAGCTTCGCCAGAAAATCTCCAGTGCTGCCGACGCCAAGGACATCGCCGATCTGCAGGCCCGCCTCCAGGCCGAGACCGCCTTCCTGCAAACCGACGTCCTGCGCATGCAGGGCCTGCAGATGGTCCAGCAGGCCCAGGTGCAGGTCGACGACCAACGCAAGGCCGAGGACTGGCGCAAGCGCATGGACACGATGGGAGCGGCGCTCAAATGA
- a CDS encoding virB8 family protein, which translates to MVTTDNLKSYFDKARRFDQDRMIQVERSARIAWFVAVCASILAAVSVFAVAGLTPLKTVEPFVVRVDNSTGIVDVVSALTSTAGTYDEAVTKYFAAKYVRAREGYVWSEGEENFRTVALLSTQPEQTRFATVYRGSNPDSPQNIYGRSATSRINIVSISLINANVASVRYMRTVTRGDEVRTTHWVATLTFSYANAPMSSTDRLTNPLGFVVSEYRADPEAIN; encoded by the coding sequence ATGGTGACCACGGATAACCTCAAAAGTTACTTCGACAAGGCCCGCCGGTTCGATCAGGACCGGATGATCCAGGTCGAGCGTTCCGCCCGCATTGCCTGGTTCGTCGCTGTTTGCGCGAGCATCCTTGCTGCCGTTTCAGTCTTTGCTGTTGCCGGCCTCACGCCTTTGAAAACCGTCGAGCCCTTCGTCGTGCGGGTCGACAATTCCACCGGCATCGTCGATGTGGTCTCGGCGCTGACATCCACCGCCGGCACCTACGACGAGGCCGTCACCAAATATTTCGCGGCCAAATATGTCCGCGCCCGCGAAGGCTATGTCTGGAGTGAAGGCGAGGAGAACTTTCGCACTGTCGCGTTGCTATCGACGCAGCCGGAGCAGACTCGATTTGCCACAGTCTACCGCGGCAGCAATCCCGATTCCCCGCAGAACATTTATGGCCGCAGCGCCACGTCGCGGATCAACATTGTTTCCATCTCGCTGATCAACGCCAATGTGGCATCCGTCCGCTATATGAGGACCGTGACCCGCGGTGACGAGGTGCGCACCACGCACTGGGTTGCGACCCTGACCTTCTCCTATGCCAACGCTCCGATGTCCTCGACCGACCGGCTGACCAATCCGCTCGGCTTCGTCGTCAGCGAATATCGCGCCGATCCGGAGGCCATCAATTGA
- a CDS encoding type IV secretion system protein — protein MYQVFSFVDGQFKTPLENFISSGTSNIASWVSGPLTAALTLYVVLYGYLVLRGSVQEPILEFAFRAMKLAIIVMLVRNAGDYQTYVTNIFFDALPREISQALNSGTAPSASTFDSLLDKGQKCAKEIWSRGSWPIDIVTGVGGLLVIGASFLVAAIGYIVSLYARLALAIVLAIGPIFIALAMFQSTRRFTESWIGQLVNFVILQVLVVAIGSLLITCIDTTFTAIESYSDVLMRPIALCAICVAALYVFYQLPGIASALAAGGASLTYGYGAARDAHESTLAWATSRTVRAAGRGARSVGRRLTPGRTE, from the coding sequence ATGTATCAGGTCTTCAGCTTCGTCGACGGACAGTTCAAGACACCGCTCGAAAATTTCATTTCCTCCGGCACCTCAAATATCGCCAGCTGGGTCAGCGGCCCGCTGACGGCGGCACTCACCCTCTATGTCGTGCTCTACGGTTATCTCGTTCTGCGCGGCTCCGTGCAGGAACCGATCCTCGAATTCGCCTTCCGGGCGATGAAGCTCGCCATCATCGTCATGCTGGTGAGGAACGCCGGCGACTATCAGACCTACGTCACCAATATCTTTTTCGATGCGCTGCCGCGCGAAATCTCGCAGGCGCTGAATTCGGGCACGGCGCCGAGCGCGTCGACCTTCGACAGCCTGCTCGATAAGGGCCAGAAATGCGCCAAAGAGATATGGTCGCGGGGCTCCTGGCCTATCGATATCGTCACCGGCGTGGGCGGCCTACTGGTTATCGGCGCAAGCTTTCTTGTCGCGGCGATCGGTTATATAGTTTCGCTCTATGCCCGGCTGGCGCTTGCCATCGTGCTGGCAATAGGTCCGATCTTCATCGCGCTCGCCATGTTCCAGTCGACCCGCCGATTCACGGAATCCTGGATCGGCCAGCTCGTCAATTTCGTCATCCTTCAGGTCTTGGTCGTTGCCATCGGCTCGCTGCTGATCACCTGCATCGATACGACGTTTACGGCGATCGAAAGCTATAGCGACGTGCTGATGCGGCCGATCGCGCTCTGCGCCATTTGCGTTGCCGCCCTCTACGTCTTCTACCAACTGCCCGGCATTGCTTCGGCTCTTGCGGCGGGCGGGGCGTCGCTCACCTACGGCTACGGCGCCGCCCGCGATGCGCATGAAAGCACGCTCGCCTGGGCGACATCCCGCACAGTGAGAGCGGCCGGCCGCGGCGCGCGTTCCGTCGGCCGCCGCCTGACTCCAGGCCGGACCGAATGA